Proteins from a single region of Cytophagaceae bacterium:
- a CDS encoding AAA family ATPase codes for MENIKQGILPKNFSVNEKYSVMLFIKQGSNAETYRVKGKDGKLYFLKLFNYAKLHRSAFDSEHNLLEIEFLKSIDNPNIVTYKDSGELIFETKKYGFLVLNFIAGETLAEHITREPISSLYDLKQIVTGILNGLNYLHSLPDPIVHNEITPQNIMLDLSGDIPQAKIIDFGFARSFHQSSKSFSKDGLNLNYVASECFNNFYSPQSDLYSVGAVMYNLLFGMSPWFKDISKFKADRTKTEDIILEERQKKLSFLKVSNDIVDFEESFLNIIKKSLQNDPENRFQSANEFLQAINGEIKVEDVDTIQKVKSDDKPLTKIQSHKANGKGFDAIAGMNELKAQLKLDVIDALYNPEEYEKYGVTIPNGMLLYGPPGCGKTFFAKHFAEEVGFNFMLATPSTLKSRFVNATQENIAKMFEEAEKNAPTIIFIDEINELLPNRDSDAHEMSKSAVNEMLAQMDRTGEKGIFIIGATNYPDMIDPAMLRAGRLDKKFYLPPPDFEARKGMFEMYLKNRPLDFGIDYDNLATLTNNYVSADIEFLVNEASRLALKEKSRIGMTILENTIKITKPSVPIQELEKYERVRAKMNFENTEDKNERRPIGFNTNRK; via the coding sequence ATGGAGAATATAAAACAAGGCATATTACCAAAGAACTTTTCAGTAAATGAGAAGTATTCTGTTATGCTTTTTATTAAGCAAGGGAGCAATGCCGAAACATACAGAGTAAAAGGGAAAGACGGAAAACTGTACTTTCTTAAACTATTCAATTATGCAAAACTGCATCGTTCTGCATTTGATAGCGAACATAATTTATTAGAAATTGAATTTTTAAAATCAATTGATAATCCAAACATTGTTACATACAAAGACAGTGGCGAATTAATTTTTGAAACTAAAAAGTATGGCTTTTTAGTTTTGAACTTTATTGCAGGCGAAACATTAGCAGAACATATTACAAGGGAACCAATTTCATCACTTTACGATTTAAAGCAAATTGTTACAGGTATTTTGAACGGATTAAATTATTTACATAGTTTACCAGATCCAATAGTTCACAATGAAATTACGCCACAAAATATAATGTTGGATTTGTCAGGAGACATTCCACAAGCAAAAATTATTGATTTTGGTTTTGCAAGGTCATTTCATCAATCTTCAAAATCCTTTTCAAAAGATGGTTTAAACTTGAATTATGTAGCTTCTGAATGTTTTAATAATTTTTATTCTCCTCAATCTGATTTGTATTCTGTAGGTGCTGTAATGTATAATTTGCTTTTCGGGATGTCACCTTGGTTTAAAGACATTTCAAAATTTAAAGCAGACAGAACAAAAACCGAAGATATTATATTAGAAGAACGCCAAAAGAAACTTTCATTTTTAAAAGTTTCAAATGATATTGTGGACTTTGAAGAATCTTTTTTAAACATAATTAAAAAATCATTGCAAAACGACCCTGAAAATCGCTTTCAATCTGCTAATGAATTTTTACAGGCAATCAATGGGGAAATAAAAGTTGAAGATGTGGACACTATCCAAAAAGTAAAATCTGACGATAAACCGTTAACGAAAATTCAAAGTCACAAAGCAAACGGTAAAGGGTTTGATGCAATTGCAGGAATGAACGAACTGAAAGCACAATTGAAATTAGATGTAATTGATGCATTGTATAATCCCGAAGAATATGAAAAATATGGTGTAACAATTCCAAACGGTATGCTTTTGTATGGTCCACCAGGTTGTGGCAAAACATTTTTTGCAAAACATTTTGCCGAAGAAGTAGGCTTTAATTTTATGTTGGCAACACCTTCCACACTTAAAAGTAGGTTCGTAAATGCAACACAAGAAAACATTGCAAAGATGTTTGAAGAAGCAGAAAAAAATGCACCTACAATAATTTTCATAGATGAAATAAATGAGCTTTTGCCAAATCGTGATAGCGATGCACATGAAATGTCGAAGAGTGCAGTAAATGAAATGTTGGCACAAATGGATAGAACCGGAGAAAAAGGAATATTTATAATTGGTGCTACCAATTATCCTGATATGATAGACCCAGCAATGTTAAGAGCAGGGCGTTTAGATAAGAAATTTTACTTGCCACCACCCGACTTTGAAGCAAGAAAAGGAATGTTTGAAATGTATTTAAAAAATAGACCTTTGGACTTCGGAATTGATTACGACAACCTTGCAACTTTAACTAATAACTATGTTTCAGCAGATATTGAATTTCTTGTAAATGAAGCATCTCGTTTGGCATTAAAGGAGAAGTCAAGAATCGGTATGACAATTTTAGAAAACACTATCAAAATAACTAAACCATCTGTACCAATACAGGAATTAGAAAAATACGAAAGAGTAAGAGCAAAAATGAACTTTGAAAATACCGAAGATAAAAACGAAAGAAGACCAATTGGTTTTAATACAAACAGAAAATAA
- a CDS encoding NADAR family protein — MLAKKVSNKYKDKYTRPDWEAIKMKVMRWVLEVKLAQNWDNFSKVLRETEDKAIVEYSKEDKIWGASPVNGKLEGVNALGRLLMELRQKYIHSSHKIYCVEPLNVSAFLLYNRPIEVVCDSDKFADFEQLEVDFELA; from the coding sequence ATGCTAGCAAAAAAAGTAAGTAATAAGTATAAAGATAAATACACCCGCCCCGATTGGGAAGCAATAAAAATGAAAGTAATGCGGTGGGTTTTGGAGGTAAAATTGGCTCAAAACTGGGATAACTTTAGTAAAGTACTTCGTGAGACCGAGGACAAGGCAATTGTAGAATATTCTAAGGAAGATAAAATTTGGGGAGCTAGTCCTGTAAATGGAAAATTGGAAGGTGTCAATGCCTTAGGACGATTATTGATGGAATTACGTCAAAAATATATTCACTCTAGTCACAAAATCTATTGTGTTGAACCTCTAAATGTATCAGCTTTTCTTTTATACAACAGACCCATTGAGGTGGTATGTGATTCTGATAAATTTGCCGATTTCGAACAACTCGAGGTAGATTTTGAGTTAGCTTAA
- a CDS encoding tail fiber domain-containing protein produces the protein MPFRIRPNAPTSSIDIASTGNVGIGTSTPTVKLQVEGNGYFLGNLYAKEAILPGASSPSDRKLKKNIEDFTGAGSIIKQLSPKTYYYNTEKFPDVGLPSAWQFGLIAQEVEPVLPNLVANNTHPSGLTFKTVNYTGLIPVLVKAVQEQQTEIEVLKHKLSEYESLNARLNSLEALLKQTESFKSTDK, from the coding sequence TTGCCATTTAGAATCAGACCCAATGCACCTACCAGCAGTATTGACATTGCATCAACTGGAAACGTGGGGATCGGAACAAGCACCCCAACAGTAAAACTTCAGGTAGAAGGTAACGGGTATTTCTTAGGAAATCTCTATGCCAAAGAGGCCATATTGCCGGGTGCATCATCTCCATCAGACCGGAAACTTAAGAAAAACATTGAAGATTTTACCGGAGCAGGTTCAATCATAAAACAGCTTTCGCCCAAGACTTATTATTACAATACCGAGAAATTTCCCGACGTCGGGCTTCCTTCTGCATGGCAGTTTGGTTTGATAGCTCAGGAGGTAGAACCAGTATTGCCCAATCTGGTGGCCAACAATACGCATCCATCGGGATTAACTTTCAAAACTGTAAATTATACAGGATTGATACCGGTTTTAGTAAAAGCCGTGCAGGAGCAACAAACCGAAATCGAAGTTTTAAAGCATAAACTGAGTGAATATGAATCATTGAATGCCCGACTCAATAGCCTGGAGGCTTTGCTGAAACAAACAGAATCTTTTAAATCAACAGATAAATAA
- a CDS encoding TerB family tellurite resistance protein, with product MEHITFDKLLLKTAFCCMASDGNIDNREITLIKSMCEKSSLFDDFNFQEEINRLVTKINTNGKEFITYYFDLLKANSLTEKEELTLIDFAIQTIKADEQIKYSEIKFFKNIRHRLKISDEKVLAIYPDIEQFLEEDIITESFLDKITNQYLDLAELPTFEHINLDITE from the coding sequence ATGGAACATATAACATTTGACAAACTGTTATTAAAAACGGCTTTTTGCTGTATGGCATCTGACGGAAATATTGATAATCGAGAAATCACATTGATAAAATCAATGTGTGAAAAATCTTCATTGTTTGATGATTTTAATTTTCAAGAAGAGATCAATAGACTTGTTACAAAAATTAACACGAATGGGAAAGAATTTATTACTTACTATTTTGATTTGCTAAAAGCAAACTCATTGACAGAAAAGGAAGAATTAACACTAATTGACTTTGCAATACAGACAATTAAAGCAGACGAACAAATAAAATATTCTGAAATTAAATTTTTCAAAAACATTCGACACAGATTAAAAATAAGTGATGAAAAAGTTTTGGCAATCTATCCTGACATTGAGCAATTTTTAGAAGAAGATATCATAACTGAATCATTTTTAGACAAAATAACCAATCAATATTTAGATTTGGCAGAACTGCCAACATTTGAACATATTAATTTAGATATAACCGAATAG
- a CDS encoding Eco57I restriction-modification methylase domain-containing protein codes for MFDIREGFDIVIGNPPYVLVQSLSIDDDLKKAYNSYTVAQYKTDLYHLFIQKSIDLSASNSGILSFITPNTFLKKQTRF; via the coding sequence ATGTTTGATATCCGGGAGGGTTTTGATATTGTGATAGGTAATCCACCGTATGTATTAGTTCAAAGTCTTAGTATTGATGACGACCTTAAAAAAGCTTACAATTCTTATACAGTTGCTCAATATAAAACGGATTTATATCATTTATTTATACAAAAATCAATTGATTTATCAGCATCAAATTCTGGAATTCTCTCTTTTATAACTCCAAATACATTTTTAAAAAAACAAACACGATTCTAA
- a CDS encoding NAD(P)-dependent oxidoreductase → MRILFTGGSGKAGRHVVPYLLEQGHQVLNVDLTPLHHPGVDNQIADITDSGQMFNAMSSYTGLHELEGGKGIPKFDAVVHFAAVPRILIKPDNETFRVNTMGTYNVIEAAVKLGIRKIIIASSETTYGICFADGLTDPKVLPLEEDYDVDPMDSYGLSKVVNEKTARSFQLRSGYDIYALRIGNVIEPHEYQELFPHFFKHPEVRRRNAFCYIDARDLGQIVDLCLKNDGLGYQVFNAGNDHNGAILTNKELLERFFPNVPLSRELDEYEALFSNRKIREMLGFKEQHNWRKYVSV, encoded by the coding sequence ATGCGAATACTATTTACCGGAGGATCAGGAAAGGCGGGGAGGCATGTGGTGCCTTATTTGTTGGAGCAGGGGCATCAGGTGCTCAATGTGGATCTTACGCCATTGCATCACCCGGGGGTAGATAATCAGATTGCCGACATCACCGACTCCGGGCAGATGTTTAATGCGATGAGTTCCTACACAGGCCTGCATGAGTTGGAGGGCGGCAAGGGCATACCTAAGTTTGATGCCGTGGTACATTTTGCGGCAGTTCCTCGGATCCTCATCAAGCCCGACAACGAGACTTTCAGAGTCAATACCATGGGTACTTACAATGTGATTGAGGCTGCGGTGAAGCTGGGCATCCGGAAGATCATCATCGCTTCGTCGGAGACTACCTACGGTATCTGTTTTGCAGATGGCCTCACCGACCCCAAAGTATTACCGCTCGAAGAAGACTATGACGTGGACCCCATGGACAGCTATGGCTTGTCAAAAGTAGTCAACGAAAAAACCGCCAGGAGCTTTCAGCTTCGCTCGGGTTATGATATTTATGCCCTGCGTATTGGCAATGTGATTGAGCCGCACGAATATCAGGAGCTGTTTCCGCATTTTTTCAAACACCCGGAAGTACGCCGCCGCAATGCGTTTTGTTATATCGATGCCCGTGACCTGGGGCAGATCGTGGACCTTTGTCTGAAAAATGACGGTCTGGGTTATCAGGTTTTCAATGCCGGCAACGACCATAACGGTGCCATCCTGACCAACAAGGAATTGCTCGAAAGGTTTTTCCCCAATGTACCGCTTAGCAGAGAGCTGGATGAATACGAGGCCCTTTTCTCCAACCGCAAGATCCGGGAAATGCTGGGCTTCAAAGAGCAGCACAACTGGAGGAAATATGTAAGTGTGTAA
- a CDS encoding SWF/SNF helicase family protein has translation MIVKNNLKDFEAEFLEDSRKDIKLKELIKIIEKKKTAENPKIVIFTAYKDTAVYLFEQLKDQGYSKLGLVFGNDSHHSDIDKKVDIQRLLQHFAPYTKLFLEKKWDKFALEKTKDNFEEWIEWLRISEPKIHEIISKPVDILISTDVLSEGQNLQDADLLINYDIHWNPVRVIQRFGRIDRIGSPNDLIKCINFWPADSINAYINLKGRVEARMAVMQFIGSEVIQDFTEEFSQLAQNPMEDRQTENLLKQMSSSISELDAEGSMGFDDFSFDIFKQQLLEFNKENQRDVEKYPNGIFSGYKLETTETEKEGVICFFGVLPKKDTQYTDYRMVYLNKEGGIETDNNKVILEILSKHRNDIRVVDPAIDAGETQAINHLQNVVNGWVDSQNTSKAENDIGEEITVAGQNQLDLVKQLQQGKKKTIEAHKNHEVQLEKQYDLITWMLVS, from the coding sequence TTGATTGTAAAAAATAATCTCAAAGATTTTGAAGCGGAATTTTTGGAAGACTCAAGGAAGGATATCAAACTCAAAGAATTAATCAAAATTATTGAGAAGAAAAAAACAGCAGAAAATCCCAAGATCGTCATATTTACGGCCTACAAAGACACAGCGGTGTATCTTTTTGAACAATTAAAAGATCAAGGCTATTCTAAACTAGGCTTAGTATTTGGTAATGACTCACACCATTCTGACATTGACAAAAAAGTTGATATTCAACGATTATTACAGCATTTCGCACCATATACCAAATTGTTTCTTGAAAAGAAATGGGACAAGTTTGCCCTAGAAAAAACGAAAGATAACTTTGAGGAATGGATAGAATGGCTTAGAATTTCTGAACCCAAAATACATGAGATTATCTCAAAACCAGTTGATATCCTTATTTCGACTGATGTACTTTCTGAAGGTCAAAATCTTCAAGATGCCGACCTTTTGATAAATTACGACATTCATTGGAATCCTGTAAGGGTTATTCAACGGTTTGGTAGAATTGACCGTATTGGGTCGCCAAATGATTTAATTAAGTGCATCAATTTTTGGCCTGCTGATTCTATCAATGCTTACATTAATTTAAAAGGTAGAGTGGAAGCCCGAATGGCCGTGATGCAATTCATTGGTTCCGAGGTTATACAGGATTTCACAGAAGAGTTTTCTCAGTTAGCCCAAAACCCTATGGAGGACCGTCAAACTGAAAATCTTTTAAAACAAATGAGCTCTTCAATTTCCGAATTGGACGCTGAAGGCTCTATGGGTTTTGATGATTTCTCTTTTGATATTTTCAAACAACAGTTGCTCGAATTCAACAAAGAAAACCAAAGGGATGTGGAAAAATACCCCAACGGTATTTTCTCTGGTTATAAATTAGAAACCACTGAAACTGAAAAAGAAGGGGTAATTTGCTTTTTTGGAGTTCTGCCCAAAAAAGATACCCAATATACCGACTACCGGATGGTATATCTCAACAAGGAAGGTGGCATAGAAACAGATAACAATAAAGTAATATTGGAAATCTTGTCAAAGCACCGGAATGACATCAGAGTGGTTGACCCTGCCATAGATGCCGGTGAAACACAAGCCATCAATCATTTACAAAATGTGGTAAATGGCTGGGTGGATAGCCAAAATACATCAAAGGCCGAGAATGATATTGGCGAAGAAATAACTGTTGCCGGTCAGAATCAGTTAGACCTGGTCAAGCAATTGCAACAAGGCAAAAAGAAAACCATAGAAGCCCATAAAAACCATGAGGTACAGTTGGAAAAACAATATGACCTCATCACCTGGATGTTAGTTAGTTAA
- a CDS encoding DEAD/DEAH box helicase family protein has translation MILDNQNENLKVYQWIDQNTQQGELDLVTGYFTIGALSFLSEKINERISKFRFVIGDIVASSDQKIKSIDLLNQNIDYKTAMRLTAWARESAKFLKQAKVECKTLEPNFCHAKLYLTKSDKNNPIQEYYIMGSSNLTEAGIGLKINQNVELNSAGTGTESTYRELKNWFQDLWDKPQARFEKTIKTPEGKQVKVDFKQYLIDEISKIFHVYNPIDIYHLILKELFGSEDDPDFQRELGRLENSVIYRKLFPFQQTGVVNLIKILNKYNGAILADAVGLGKTWSTLAVIKYYQLKGRETILLCPKKLEQNWKQFKRRQNSIFEEDDFDYEMNFHTDFTDKNLSSGKINFEYINNSKPKLIVIDESHNLRNDKSIKYRIIVDEILKKIQGDVKVLLLSATPINNHFTDVRNQFALLTRGDNRGFEESLEVKSLDFTFREVQARFNKWNKLKIQSLSDFYQSIHQSDFFKLTEHLVVARTRKNIRNHFDANFHFPKVAKPENIFKTPLKLGDFDDLPDLMEKLQLNLSAYQPSQFTLSIKEINQKNIEKANKKKVKNEVLKDNLQREYFLVKMMKILMLKRLESSWVAFKITLENIYNHHENALRKIKVYQNTKDKLLDLEDDNENDFEDDEELMELLDNINVGKKNPIKLKEIDEAGRLDDFKDAIKKIKRIF, from the coding sequence ATGATCTTAGACAACCAAAACGAAAACCTCAAAGTCTATCAATGGATTGACCAAAACACACAACAAGGTGAATTAGATCTAGTAACAGGGTATTTCACAATTGGGGCACTGTCTTTTTTATCCGAAAAAATCAATGAACGTATATCGAAATTCAGATTTGTTATTGGTGATATTGTTGCTAGTTCTGACCAAAAGATAAAATCTATTGATCTCCTAAATCAAAATATTGATTACAAAACTGCAATGAGGCTCACTGCCTGGGCACGTGAATCGGCAAAGTTCTTAAAACAGGCCAAAGTTGAATGTAAAACTTTAGAGCCAAATTTCTGTCATGCAAAACTCTATTTAACCAAATCAGATAAAAATAACCCTATTCAAGAATACTACATCATGGGAAGTAGTAACCTTACAGAGGCAGGAATAGGATTAAAGATAAATCAAAATGTTGAACTAAATTCTGCAGGAACAGGTACTGAATCTACTTATAGAGAATTAAAAAACTGGTTTCAGGATTTATGGGATAAACCGCAAGCCAGGTTTGAAAAAACAATTAAAACCCCTGAAGGAAAACAGGTTAAAGTAGATTTTAAACAGTATTTGATTGATGAAATATCCAAAATATTTCATGTTTATAATCCCATAGATATTTATCATCTAATACTCAAAGAACTATTTGGCTCTGAAGATGATCCTGATTTTCAGAGGGAGTTGGGTAGGTTGGAAAACTCAGTTATTTATCGCAAATTGTTTCCTTTTCAACAAACGGGAGTAGTTAACCTTATAAAAATACTTAATAAATATAATGGTGCCATTCTGGCAGACGCTGTTGGTTTGGGTAAAACCTGGAGTACGCTTGCAGTTATAAAATATTATCAATTGAAAGGTCGTGAGACCATTCTTCTTTGCCCTAAAAAACTTGAACAAAACTGGAAGCAGTTTAAAAGAAGACAGAATTCGATTTTCGAAGAAGATGATTTCGACTATGAAATGAATTTTCACACTGATTTTACGGATAAAAATCTTTCATCAGGCAAAATCAATTTTGAATATATCAATAACTCAAAGCCTAAATTGATAGTTATTGACGAAAGTCATAACCTTAGAAACGATAAATCGATTAAATACAGAATCATTGTTGATGAAATTTTAAAAAAGATTCAGGGTGATGTGAAGGTATTGTTACTTTCTGCCACTCCTATAAATAATCATTTTACTGATGTAAGGAATCAATTCGCTTTACTCACCAGAGGAGATAACCGTGGATTTGAAGAAAGTTTAGAAGTGAAAAGTCTGGACTTTACCTTCAGAGAAGTACAAGCACGTTTTAACAAATGGAATAAATTAAAAATACAATCACTTTCTGATTTCTACCAGTCAATACATCAAAGTGACTTTTTCAAACTCACTGAACATCTGGTTGTTGCACGTACCCGAAAAAACATCAGAAACCATTTCGATGCAAATTTCCATTTTCCAAAGGTGGCCAAGCCTGAGAATATTTTCAAAACTCCCCTAAAGTTGGGAGATTTCGATGATTTGCCTGACTTGATGGAGAAATTGCAATTAAATCTGTCAGCCTATCAGCCTTCACAATTTACCTTGTCCATAAAAGAAATAAATCAAAAGAATATTGAAAAGGCCAATAAAAAGAAAGTAAAAAACGAAGTACTTAAAGATAATCTTCAAAGGGAGTATTTTTTGGTAAAAATGATGAAGATTCTGATGCTCAAGCGTCTGGAATCATCATGGGTGGCTTTTAAAATTACGCTGGAGAATATCTACAATCATCATGAAAATGCTCTGAGAAAAATCAAAGTATATCAAAATACAAAAGATAAACTTTTGGATTTAGAAGACGATAACGAAAATGATTTTGAAGATGATGAAGAGCTCATGGAGTTATTGGATAATATCAATGTAGGCAAAAAGAACCCCATAAAGCTAAAAGAAATTGATGAGGCTGGCCGTCTGGATGACTTTAAAGATGCCATAAAAAAGATAAAGAGAATCTTTTGA